A single genomic interval of Daucus carota subsp. sativus chromosome 1, DH1 v3.0, whole genome shotgun sequence harbors:
- the LOC108210708 gene encoding acetyltransferase At1g77540-like, which yields MASNIVWNSKDKKFETQDKEAYLVYELRNGGKVIDILHTFVPPSKRGLGLASHLCVSAFDHAQSHSLSVIPSCSYVSDTFLPRNPSWNHLVYKEGDTKSNM from the exons ATGGCTTCAAACATAGTATGGAACTCCAAAGACAAGAAGTTTGAGACACAAGACAAAGAAGCTTACTTAGTTTATGAGCTCAGAAATGGTGGCAAAGTCATTGATATTCTCCACACTTTTGTTCCCCCTTCTAAAAGAGGACTTGGTCTCGCATCTCATCTATGCGTTTCAGCTTTTGATCATGCACAGTCTCATTCTTTGTCTGTTATTCCCTCTTGCTCCTATGTCTCT gATACTTTTCTTCCTCGAAATCCATCTTGGAACCATCTTGTGTACAAGGAGGGGGACACCAAATCAAATATGTGA